The proteins below are encoded in one region of Sulfolobus islandicus Y.N.15.51:
- the glcV gene encoding glucose ABC transporter ATP-binding protein GlcV: MTTIRVENLSKIFKKGKTEVKAVDNVSITIDSGMAFGVLGPSGHGKTTFLRLIAGLEEPTSGYIYFDNEAVSSPRRVMMSPEKRGIAMVFQNWALYPNMTVFDNIAFPLKLAKVPKDKIENKVKEVSEELGLSDALNRYPKELSGGQMQRTAIARALVKDPKVLLLDEPFSNLDAQIRESARALVRKIQRERKLTTLIVSHDPADIFAIANKAGVIVNGKFAQIGTPTEIYEYPATDLIARLTGEINLIQAKIIENNAIIANLKVPLNNMELKGQSNIVIGLRPDDLTLSDTLLDKYIDMGIVKVKLVSYGAGIFKIVVSPITDENIDIIVDAEEPLETGIETHLLAKPNKVKIFDLNGSNLITSKTQIIK, encoded by the coding sequence ATGACCACAATTAGAGTAGAAAATCTATCCAAAATATTCAAAAAAGGTAAAACAGAAGTAAAGGCAGTGGATAATGTGTCAATAACAATAGACTCGGGAATGGCTTTTGGTGTTTTAGGACCAAGCGGTCACGGAAAGACTACATTTCTAAGGTTGATAGCAGGATTAGAAGAACCTACTAGTGGTTATATATATTTCGATAATGAGGCAGTATCATCACCACGTAGAGTTATGATGAGTCCGGAGAAAAGAGGCATTGCAATGGTTTTTCAGAATTGGGCCTTATATCCCAATATGACTGTTTTCGATAATATAGCCTTTCCATTAAAACTGGCCAAGGTACCTAAAGATAAGATAGAAAACAAGGTTAAGGAAGTTTCTGAAGAATTAGGTTTATCCGATGCTTTAAACAGATACCCTAAGGAACTGTCTGGAGGTCAAATGCAAAGAACAGCAATAGCTAGAGCGTTAGTAAAAGATCCTAAGGTTCTTCTGTTAGACGAGCCCTTCAGTAATCTGGATGCACAGATTAGGGAAAGCGCAAGGGCTTTAGTAAGGAAGATACAAAGAGAGAGAAAGCTAACTACACTAATTGTATCCCATGACCCAGCAGACATATTTGCTATAGCAAATAAAGCTGGAGTTATTGTTAATGGAAAATTCGCCCAAATAGGTACTCCAACTGAAATATATGAATATCCTGCGACAGATCTAATAGCTAGGCTAACTGGTGAAATAAACTTGATACAAGCAAAGATAATAGAAAATAATGCGATAATAGCTAACTTAAAAGTACCCCTAAATAATATGGAATTAAAAGGACAAAGCAATATAGTTATAGGGTTAAGACCAGATGACCTAACTCTTTCTGATACTTTACTAGATAAGTATATAGACATGGGTATTGTAAAAGTAAAGTTGGTAAGTTATGGTGCTGGTATATTTAAGATAGTTGTATCTCCAATTACTGACGAAAATATAGATATAATAGTTGATGCAGAAGAACCATTAGAGACTGGAATTGAAACTCATCTACTAGCTAAACCAAATAAAGTAAAAATATTCGATCTGAATGGGAGTAATTTGATTACTAGTAAAACACAAATTATAAAATAG